The Manihot esculenta cultivar AM560-2 chromosome 1, M.esculenta_v8, whole genome shotgun sequence genome has a window encoding:
- the LOC110609509 gene encoding pectinesterase PPME1 translates to MVRGRYIDATYCVLIAILVVATTVSSDDITPIPADDSKVSNWFQTNVKPWRSRKGTLDPALEAAEAKSRIIIVSKDGKGEFKTVTDAINSVPLNNKQRVIIKIGPGVYTEKIQIERTKHFITFLGDPKAMPTLAFGGTAHEYGTLASASVAIEPNYFMAVNIIFKNTAPGPNSKKPGAQAVALRVSGDKAAFYNCNMLGFQDTLCDDRGHHFYKNCYIEGTVDFIFGRGRSLYLESHINVVNNKGLTFITAQAKENKSENWGYSFVQCKITGSASGTYLGRAWRAMPEVVFSYTEMGAVINPLGWSNNKRPERERTVFFAEYQNSGPGSNLKKRVKFAKKLTDRDAKHFLSLGYIQGSKWLLPPPM, encoded by the exons ATGGTAAGAGGACGATATATTGATGCAACTTACTGTGTCCTCATTGCCATTCTTGTTGTTGCAACCACCGTTAGCTCTGATGATATAACACCAATACCAGCCGACGATTCTAAGGTAAGTAATTGGTTTCAAACAAACGTTAAACCTTGGAGAAGTCGTAAAGGCACCTTAGATCCTGCTCTTGAAGCTGCTGAGGCTAAATCCAGAATAATTATAGTCTCAAAAGATGGAAAAGGAGAGTTTAAGACAGTTACTGATGCCATTAATAGTGTTCCGTTAAACAATAAACAACgtgtaattataaaaattggtCCTGGAGTCTACACTGAGAAGATCCAAATCGAAAGAACTAAGCATTTTATTACTTTCCTTGGAGATCCTAAAGCCATGCCCACCTTGGCATTTGGTGGCACCGCTCATGAGTATGGAACTCTTGCCAGTGCTTCCGTAGCTATAGAGCCTAATTATTTCATGGccgttaatattatttttaag AATACTGCACCAGGACCTAATTCGAAAAAGCCGGGAGCTCAGGCAGTTGCATTGAGAGTTAGTGGTGATAAGGCAGCTTTTTATAACTGCAATATGCTTGGATTTCAAGATACATTATGTGATGATAGAGGACACCATTTTTACAAAAATTGTTACATTGAAGGCActgttgattttatttttggaaGAGGAAGGTCACTTTATTTG GAATCACACATAAATGTAGTAAATAATAAGGGACTGACATTCATCACAGCACAAGCAAAGGAGAACAAATCAGAAAATTGGGGTTACTCATTTGTACAATGCAAAATAACAGGAAGTGCATCTGGAACATATTTGGGACGAGCATGGAGGGCGATGCCTGAGGTAGTCTTCTCTTATACTGAAATGGGCGCGGTTATTAATCCTCTTGGATGGTCAAATAATAAGCGACCTGAAAGAGAAAG GACGGTTTTTTTTGCGGAATATCAAAATTCAGGACCAGGATCAAATCTTAAAAAACGTGTTAAATTTGCCAAGAAGCTAACGGATAGAGACGCAAAACACTTTCTCTCTCTTGGCTATATTCAGGGTTCTAAATGGTTGCTTCCACCTccaatgtaa